ATTTTTGTGGCAGTAAGCTTTGGTGTGGCTCCAACCTTGAAACATTTTGCACTGGAGCATTTGTTTTGGCTTTCTGTACTCTTCGATTTTGACACGCGTTCCTaatatgtttgttatttcatggAATCTTTTTGCATCCTCTCACGGTGCTTTATCATCTATATAATTTCAGTTATAAGATGTCCACTAATTGATTGACATTTGGACATAGCCTACATAGGCCTTCCGGAAATAATGCATCCATCGCTGTTCTTTCTGTGTTAAGCCTATTTATTTACAGATATATAGACATGAACGTGTAggatatatattttatacacaGTACAGGAtaggatttaaaataaaaatatgtataataaaaataaaaatcaaatatattaTTGCATTTATGAAttgaaattacaattttactCTTCGAGCTTTGTGTTCAACAAATAAATCTATGGTCTTGTCATAATTTAACTTGTATGTCCCATCTAGTAGTGGAGCCAACAAAAAAGCAATATACTTTTTGAATCAGTCCAAATGGGTTAATAGCTTCCTGGCATGATGAGGTAGAACCTACAAGATTTAAGGAATGAGTCAAGCACGGTACGAACTCGGCCAGCTCATTCCTTTCTGCAATCCTGGCTTGTACTCCTTTATGGATGCCGGCCATGTTGGACCCATTATCATAAGATTGGTCACGACATTGTCCAATATCTAAATCATCAACtgtaaatttttctaaaatctgTTGACTAATGTCCTCTCCTATCTTTCCAGCAATTTCTATGAAATCAATGAAACTTTCTCTTATTTCACACACATCGCCAGTTCTTTTTACATATCGAATTACCTGGCTCATTTATTCTGTATGGGATACATCTGGAGTGCAGTCGAACATTATCGTGTAGTATTTGGCTTCTTTGATGTAATTTAAAATGCTATTTCTAACTGTTTTTGCcattatgttaattatttcattgtgTATTGTCTTTGATAAATATGATacttgttccttttttaagtGTTCTAATTGAAACTTAAGAATTGAATTATGTTTGGCGAGCAGGGAAATTAAGTTCAAGAAGTTACCTTGACTAGGCTGAGGACATTGTGTGGCAAAGAAAGGCAGTTTGTGGATAGATACAATACAGCATCCATAACAATAGGCAGGATCTCTCTCCATTTTTCTTTCTCGGAGTGAATTACTCTGTCATTGTCTTGATCAATACCCTGGCATAATTTCACTCTTTGGGCATTTGAGTTGTCTCGTGTTCGGTTAATCTCTCTGAAGCTTTTTTCCAATTAATAAACCTGTAGAACACGATGCAGATGGGGCGGTAGAAGACGGTTTCTGGTAAATCTTGCAGCACGCGCATTTTTTGTCTTAGAAAATATAAGCCAAGGTCTTTTAACCCTTTCGCAATTAGCCAACGTCCTGTACCACATAGAACATACTTGTACTATTATTTATTCCGTGGTCAAAGTTAAGTAAATGATGAGTTGTCTATTCGTCTGTGAAGTGTGAATTTGGCCGCCTTCTGAACTTGCCGCCCGGGGCATAGCCCCCGGCTTGCTCCCCTCCCCTAGATCCAGGGCTAGGTGCAAAATCCAAGatgtataaagaaaaaaaaaggctcttttgttttgtattttaacatTTGGGTTACTTTACAAATGTTATACTTGCACTCCAATAGATCatgttttatatcattaacATCACAGCTTTTATGCATCTTTTTAACGACCACTTTCAGATTTCTGGTTTACTGATTTTTATAAGTTGACCAGGACAAATTCTTTTCAGTAAGCATCTTTGATGCTTCTCTGTACTTATCTTCCGAATTAAGATTCAGTTTTACTGTGCCGTTATTTAGCGTATGTGTTAAAAAtcctttgttttgttttttacgccAGAtgtgatatatttataaagcGTAAAATAAAACTCTTGCACGATCGCAAAATACATCCGCTCTTTAACGATGCACAAATCGAACCggagtaattaattaatgcgaaaaatcattttagatCCAATCCTTAATCGATGAAATCAAAGAAAGTAACACAAACACAGTTACAGCAAATAGATCGTCAGCGAAAGCTTTAAAAGAAGGATTTTTGCAAATGAAACCTCTGATTCAATCtccacatttaaaaaatttaaccttAACGTGTTTGATacaaacaggatttttaacgaggtaaaataatatttttaattaattaattttaattaaaatttttgtagtttAAATACATTACGATTATGGTTACCTCAATTATACACAACAATAAGCGATTATCAAACAGCTTATCCTGATGataaagatgctaatttatgTACAATGTTGGGATCGATTACTTCTAATGTTGATGTTAGTCAATCTGAATGTTTAGAGGTAAATatatcttattaaaaatttaaatgatgatttaatgttatttttagtttgacTCCAGAGATTCCGTTTACTTCAACGTTGTAATTATAAACATTGTTAATATGATATTTTATACTTTAGCaggaatatttataaataaattaggaAAGAAAACCATCCtcagtaaattaattaaaaatattaaaaaaatcattaaaattactaATTTAGCTTTTCTTATCCAGTTTTCTTAGGCATTTTAGGAACAATAAGTGGggtttcaatttattttgcaCAAAGCGTTGCAACAACAACCACTTTGACATCGTTGAGTAACGCTTCTTTGGGCGTTTGTAgcaatattttaataacaattgtaattgatttatttccaACAACTTTAAGAACAATCGCTGTTTCAATGGTTATGATGGCTGGAAGATCTGGATCTATGGTTGGAAATATTACGTTTCCCATGTTGTTACAACTGGGATGTTGGGAACCGTTTTTTACAATCGGCGGTTTTGTGCTGGTTTCTACAATGATTACGTTTTTCTTACCAAAAACTGATATGAAATCACTcgaataatataaaattataatataatattttttattttgtatgttaataaatataagtttataaaaattgtatttgatttatttgtagaaatgttaaaaatattcaaattattctaaataaacgcattttttaaatcaatttgataTCTCAtgtattttttgagatataaattttttaaattcggtattaataaatgtttataatgaaacaaaaaaaacgttatccacAAGCAGTgctgttaaatacccgggtatttattttcaagggaaaaTTTCCTGGATGTATACCCAGGGGTAAAGACATACATCTTTAACAAATTGTATCTCAGGATCCAATTGAGACATCGAtatgagataaaaaacattttatagcaaatttaattagtatttaATCCGGGAAAggtgattttttcaaattttgaggttataatgattttaattcaaCCACAATCATGAATATTGTTTTGAATGAcatcaaaatttaacaaataataactcaaaaactagtAGAGGTATTAATATGATATAAGGAGCATTCGACAGCAAATTCTATTGGTATTTAGTGCTTATAAGGTCATATCTTCCAATATTCAAATGTTAGGccaatgattttttgattttaacctCACTCGTAGATGTAATATCCAAAGAGatcaaactttaataaattgtacCTCAGGAACTAATTGAGACATCGATatgagataaaaataatttaaattgttgacttcaagaatgcagaatTAACTAGGTGTCTCAATTCATTACAAAATACATTTAATGCAACACTATCATTAGGAGGAATATAGATACAATAAATATGCAGTTTGCTATTACGCTTATCGCAATAGTGTTACACAAATGGCTTCATTGGTTAGAAACCAGTCTGACCTCTGAACACTGCGAAGACTCGCACTAACACCTATCAGCACACCACCCCCTGAAACACAACACCCGGAACCGCACCAACGATCTCTTCTGTAGATGTTGTAGGAAGTAGGAAGAACCTCATGTTTTCGGCAGGCGTAGCACGTCGACGCTGGTATTTAACCCATTCTTATAAATAGTAATCAACTTGATGCGAACGCCACGGACGTTTTGATAATATACTATATAATGATGATGAGTATGTAGATACATCAACTCACACTTGACATAATCCAGTCAATAGAAAaggctgaaaacgaaattcattaattttcacattttcgtatttttctcgatatctatgcatgtgagagcaaaagtggaagagagcaatattgttaagaataaagtttgctacaacttttattctaaaattttttttgtaacatgctccaattccagagtgttaccattaagttgtgaaacaaagaaattcatcaaattttcaggttttcgtatttttctcgatatctatgcatgtgagagcaaaagtgcaagagagcaatattgttaagaataaattttgctacaatttttgttctaaaagtttttttataacatgctccgattatCGAATGTTACTATTatcttgaaaaagcaacaaatttataaaattttcatatttatgtatttttctcaatattatctaagagtaaaagtgtaagggagcaatattgttggaaataaaatgtacaacaacttttgtttggtaagtttttttgtaacatgctctaATTCCAGAGTGTTACTATTAAGTTGtgaaacaaagaaattcatcaaatttacaggttttcgtatttttctcgatatctatgcatgtgagagcaaaagtgcaagagagcagtattgttaagaataaattttgctacaatttttgttctaaaagtttttttataacatgctccgattattgaatgttaccattatcttgaaaaagcaacaaatttataacattttcatatttatgtatttttctcaatattgacgcatctaagagtaaaagtgtaacggagcaatattgttggaaataaaatgtacaacaacttttgtttggaaagtttttttgtaacatgctctaATTCCAGAGTGTTACTATTATGTTGtgaaacaaagaaattcatcaaatttacaggttttcgtatttttctcgatatctatgcatgtgagagcaaaagtgcaagagagcagtattgttaagaataaattttgctacaatttttgttctaaaagtttttttataacatgctccgattattgaatgttaccattatcttgaaaaagcaaaaaatttataaaattttcatatttatgtttttcttaatattgacgcatctaagagtaaaagtgtaagggagcaatattgttggaaataaaatgtgctacaacttttgtttggaaagtttttttgtaacatgctccaattccagagtgttaccattaagttgtgaaacaaagaaattcatcaaattttcaggtttttgtatttttttcgatatctatgcatgtgagagcaaaagtgctagagagcaatattgttaagaatacattttgctacaatttttgttctaaaagttttttataacatgctccgattatcgaatgttaccattattaagttgaaaaagcaacaaatttataaaattttcatatttatgtatttttctcaatattgacgcatctaatcgtaagagtaaaagtgtaagagagcaatattgttggaaataaattgTGCTACAATGTTTGTTtggaaagtttttttgtaacatgctctcATTATCTGTATTCTTTCTAGTATCTTTCTTGCCATTGCAATGTCTTTCTAATTTCCCACAATTCAGCCTAGCCTCTTTTTTTCACCCTATTCCATCTCTTCCAGTACTTTCTGGAAGAGACTGGAAGACTTTTCTTATCATTCCAGTATCTCTCCATTTCGTATTACCAAAATCTTTCCTATTAAGATTTTATACAATTTGGAATAATATTCcaaagaaaatacaaaaattccaAAGTGTTACTATTAATagcttgtaaaacaacgaaattcatcaaattttgatttttggattaacttttctattataattcgaaaacgaaaaatgataaaacaaaatgatgttgataaaaattgtttataatgaaacaaaaaaacgttatccatAACCGATTATAATCCAATTAGGGTCCGTTTACGTTGGAGccaaaaaaaaacgttgaagcaaaaagcgaaaaaaaaaaaaattcttgtcTATGATGCTGTTTATAGTAGACCGTTGATAATAGTGACGATCTCTGCTTTGTAGATGACGTTTCATCGTTGGAGAATTTTATCACCTTTATAAACACTTAAGGCAACACCCTGCAAAATTCATGGAATATACATCACACATCACTGTAGCCTTTCCACTTCTCCCTAATCTACTGAAACCTTATAAAAGACTATAAATTGATACAGATAGAGACTACTTTAATGCTAGATTATCAAGAACACGAAGAACTGCTGATTGTGCTTTTGAAATATTGTATACTAAGTGGAGACAAGTCACGTTCAAGAAACAAGCACAACCAAAGCAAAAAATATCACCTCAAGTAATACTGGAACACCAAAagaattttctgaaaatatttaaaacgtatCTTTGTCGCAATCCAATTTAAATACTATTACTATTGGAGATATAgaattatacatttttctgTATAAATTTCCTATTATTGCTGACCATACCTGATAATAGCAAAGAACGTTgcaatttcgttgttttgctAGTATTGTCGCTATTATCGTTTATCGCAGCTCCAACGTAAACGCACCCTtatgattattaccaacctagagGCTTCAAAATcccaaaaatttcaaatgtatctaacaaaatgtgttttactaaaataatttatttacaaaatgttgattttggaatcataatatcatttaaaagtCGTGATCGCTAAAAGCTGCAAGATAACAAATCATCCCATTAAAAGGAATTGGttgatttttcataaattcaGCTGGAGGTGCTCTTGGATATGTTTTTGTTGGACCCGTAGGTTCTTTACTTGTCAAAGGAATCGTATCCAACCAAGACAAATCAGTTGATGTTAACACATCCTCATAAACATCCGTTGCCTAAATTaatagtttaaaatatttattcaaaaatatcaattttgttACCAAAAGATCTCTAAGATCTCTCAAATCTCCTACTGGTGGGGCTGAAATAAAAGGCATCTGAAGCTGTTTACTTTGCAGCATTAACAGTAAAAACCACATGTATTCGTTTCTTCTTCGTAAATTTTCGACGGTTTCTTCGACTTCGTGTAATTTCGTTATCCATAATCTTAAAAGATCTCGTTCtaattgaagaaattaattttattttgcgttaattatttttgttaatttaccATTCGGTGGGACTAATAATATCAAAGCTCTCGCCAACATGCTGTtgtacataaaattttcattcaacGATTTATTCGgctccatttttttaaaacattgacatttattaaaaaaaaaataaaattgtcaaactaaaaattttgagaaattaattaaaaattatttaaaatcatttcctTGGTTACAaaatctaaaacatttttaatattatgtaTCAAACTCGTTTAAAGCAagtttttttgctttatttttattcattttactTCAGTCGTTGTAAACACTTCATCTCATCCACTTTAAATATGTactttaatcttttattactCCTTTTCATCCCCTTAATTGATTCATTCGTTCATCACAAATCCGTAAGAAGAGATTTAGAGAAACACcacaaattaaataacaattttttcaccCCAACAACTCATAAAATCCACGTTTTcaccgaccatatttgtgcgGAAACAAACGCAATCTGCGTACATCCGGTTCAATGTCCTGCTCATTTTCGCcttggaaatttaaaaaaatgtacctTAAAAGGTGGAACTCGTGGTTTGTGTTGTTCCAGCGGTCAAAATCATACCggtaagttttcttttaattaattcaatgaaATAAAGAGGATTTATTTGATTgaattttttagttcattCAATTAAGAGAAATCGAGAGTCGTTCGTAAAGGTATCCAAAGAGATTTTTAAGGATATCCACAGATCGAGTCGATATGGAATGGAAAAATTGCGTggtaaaaatgttgaattatTAAGCTTGAAGGAACCACCGAAAATAATGGAAGGAACTCCATCTTTCGGTCATTTTAGAAGTAAAAGGGTTTATGATAAAGATGATGTTTTGATGGTTATGGAAGTTGCTGATAAAGCTATGGAAGTTGTTTTGGCCACAAAAGCTTTAAAAGAACGgttagtaataataaaaaaaatcaaattaatttagaatattttatgGCGTGGTACATGGTCATTCTTACTTTTCCAGTTTCTCTTATTTTCAAGCTTTTCTGTATTCTTTCTAGTATCTTTCTTGCCATTGCAATGCTTTTCTAATCTCCCACATCTCAACCTAGTCTCTTTTTTCCATCTTATCCCTATTCCATCTCTTCCAGTACTTTTCTGCTTCTTATCATTCCAGTATCCCTCCATTTCGTATTACCCAAATCTTTGCATTCATGATCTGctattttatacaatttaatatgttgatgaaaatgaaatgaaatgtgctacaacttttgttcttaaagtttttttgtaacatgctccaattctAGAGCGTTACTAttaa
This region of Onthophagus taurus isolate NC chromosome 3, IU_Otau_3.0, whole genome shotgun sequence genomic DNA includes:
- the LOC111421521 gene encoding uncharacterized protein, which gives rise to MEPNKSLNENFMYNSMLARALILLVPPNERDLLRLWITKLHEVEETVENLRRRNEYMWFLLLMLQSKQLQMPFISAPPVGDLRDLRDLLATDVYEDVLTSTDLSWLDTIPLTSKEPTGPTKTYPRAPPAEFMKNQPIPFNGMICYLAAFSDHDF